The window aGAGACCTGCGGGGGGCGCCGTCCTTGGCGGGGGGGGCTTTGGAGGTGATGGCCAGCGTCTTGGACTCTGCAGGGGGACAAGGAGTCGGGGGAGTGGGGCATCAGGCGTCCGGAAGCCCGCGGGGGCACCGGAGACGGAGGGGCGAGCGGGCGGGAGCGGACGCTCCTCCGGCCTCGGTCCCTCTCGCCCACGGTCTACCCCGGGGCCCGGAGCGAGCTTCTGCCCGCCCCCAGAAAGCtgcgcccccgaccccccccccccaattccgaAGCTCTCCGAAAACCTCTTCCAGTCGGAATCGCTCTCTAGTGCGCCCGGGGGGCCCGAACCCACCGACCGCTTCCTGTTTCCCGCACTTCCTGACGCCCTCTCCTCGCACCGGTGTCCGCGTGGTAAGTATTTAACGGCATTTAAACGCTCACTGCCCGTCAGGCGCCACACTGAGAGCTAGGGGAGAGGCgagctcatcgggtcggacgcggtccccgtcccgggtggggtccgcggtcttaatcccccgcGTCaaggatgaggccactgaggcgcgggggaagtgaagcgactggcccgaggtcacacaccggatgagcggcggagcccgaGTCAGgactcgggtccttccgactccatcGAGCGGAGCCCCTCACGCGGAGGGAACGGGCGActtctccggcgcttagtaccgggCGGCTCGGTAAATACTCTGGCCTCTCCGGCTCCGGCCGCCTACCTGAGCTGGGGACCTGCAAGTCGATCTTCACGTCGAAGTCGTGCACTTTGAAGAGGTCCTCCGAGAGGTCGCTGGCCGACTTGGAGTTCACGTCCTTGTCCTTCCCCGGCCCctgggtgaggaagagagagcgcgggggtcgggggaggcggggagccggCGAGACGTCGCCCCGCgtctccgctcccccccccccccgcgtcagACGGAAACCCCCCCCGAGGGCAGGGGCGGCCGCGTTTACCCGTCGCTTCCGCCCACCCCGGGGTGGGGAGTCTGGCGGGGTGCGGACCCCACCCGCTGTGAAACGGAAGattcctctggaccgtgagctgctctggggcagggaatgcgtctgttggcgcgctgtaccctcccgagcgcttagtacagtgctctgcacaccgtaagcgctcggtaaatacgactaaatgaatgagagaggcaggcaggaagACCCAGGAGAGCCTCGTCTCCcggaggtggagggcaggggagccTGGCCCAGCGGTCACCGAGGCCGGGAGGCCCGGGACCCCGGGATCTgcttctgttgcccaactgtccgttccaagcgctcagttcagtgctctgcacatcgtaagcactcgaCAGATACTAGCGAATGCTTCCGAGAACGCCGACTCCAGGGTCTCCGGTCCCGCCTCCCAGCTCCCCCGAGGGAGGACCGtccccggcccgcgccccgcGAGGAGGGCGGTCCCCGCCGGGGTCGGCCGGAGGGTTCCACCGACGACTCACCTTGCTCATCTCCTTCGGTGCGTCCGGCAGCGCGCCCGAGCCGTATTTTGCGTTCAGCTGGGCCAGGATGGCCGCCTGAACCGCGGGATCCCGGGACTGAGCGGGAGAGAGCGCCACAGCGGCGGGGAGGGCGTGAGCGGCCGCCCCTCGCCCGCTCGTTCCCCCGGGCGGCACCCGCCCGGCAAACGgtgccctcccaccccagggcccGCCCCGGCACGGGTTCACCCGGAAGCGGCTCCCCGTTtcttcccggcccggcccccgcccccggcccacccgacTCTGGCCCGGCCGGGCGCCCCGAGCCCCTCGACGTACGTTGGAGACGATGGTGGGCTTGCACTGCCTCCTGGTGAACGGATCCATCTGTTGGTTTTTCATGTTGTGACTCTCGGCCTGCAACGGCCAAGAAGGGGTGGTCGGTCCGGCCCCGGGAGAGTCTCCGTCCTTCCCGCCCCGgccctctcgcccccccccccacctgccacTGTCGGAGGCGATCAAGGAAACCGCTCCGCCTCCACCACCCCTCAGAGCCGCTGCCCGGACCTCCGTCCTTGGGGATTTATGTGAGACGCTGCCGACCGGTGGGGTCTGGGACCCCCACGGCGTCACCCCCCCCGCTCGAGGGGGGCCGGCCGAAGGCGCGCCGCGGACCTCCCCCGACTGGAGGGCCGCCGCGCCCGCACCTCCCCGGCGGCCCGTGCCCTCGCCCTCCGACGCTTCCTCCCAGAAGGCCCCCGGGGCCGCGGGCGGGCTCGCTCACCACCAGCGCCTTCTCCGACTCCACGATGTTCCACTCCCGGTTCCGCTGGTTGATGTAACTGGGGAGCGGGGAGGTCCCAGACCGTTagcgggagggggcgaggggaggggcggcAGGCAGAGCGCCCGGGGCCGCGGGGTCGGGGCGGGCACCCGCGGGGTCGACTCACCTGATGGCAGAGATGTTCTTCGTCCGCTGGCGATCGAGGGCTTCCGCTCTCTCCTCCAGCTCGTTGAGCTGGTCCTGAATCTGTTTGGCCTTGTCCTGGTCTCCCAGGTCTTCCGCCATGGCCTGCAAGAGCACCCGGCCGGCGGGCGGCCCTCAGCCGGACCCGGTGGTCAGCCCCGACCGCCTGCCCCAGGGGGTCTCCGGCGCGCTGCACGCGCCGAGCGCTCGATGAACGCCACCGAACCAATGAACCGACACCCCCACCGGCGGCTTGCAAGAGCGACCCGCCGGAGGACCCCAGTGGCCGGAAGGATCAACCAAATCCCGGTGTTGACTCGGCGCTGCTTTCGCgcggagcactgagctgagctctcgggagaggacggtaccacgcagttggcagacgcgttccctgcccgtgatgagctcacagtctacgggggcaGACGGGCATCAGCCTAAATAAATGATCGATAATGCCTAATTTAAAGACACGCTCGTAAGCgctgcggggccgagggtggggcagatatcagacgcccccaaggtcacacagatccaagagcaagaCGGGGCCAAGGCCCCTGCTCCCCTGGGCCACGAAGGCGCCAGAACCGCTCGCTGCTAATAATCaccgtggtatccgttaagcgctcgcaaCGTGCCGGGCCTTTACGAAGCACCAcgcgggcctcacggtcttcatccccaccgtacggatgagataactgaggcccggacaagtgaggtgacttgcccgaggccacaaccgcagacaagcggcagggccgggatagcCTGCGTcctacccgctaggccgtgctgcttctcgtgccagCCCAGCCGCcctcccccgagcccgggctcacGCCCCTCGGTCCCGCCAGCCCCGTCACCTTCTCCTTCAGGAGCTGCGTCTTTTTCATGGCATAGTTGGGCGGGGCTTTCCGgaacctctccttctctttcacgATCTGCAAAGGGCATCGGGGGCAAGTCGGGGCGGGTTCACGTCCGAAGACTTTCTGCGGGGGGGGCCGGCCCCCGGAACCCCGAGGGGCGCCCGGCCCGCGTGGCCCCGGCTCTGCAGACGGGTGCTCCTCGGGTCGCCTCACTCCGCTCGCACGGTTTTTCGGGCCCGGGGGACGGCAGAGTGAGCCCTCTCCGTCAGCTGGGGCTGGAGTCCTCGAGGGGGCTTTGGGGACTGGGTGGAGGCCGGCGTAGGGGgcgtgactaataataattaataataaccgcggtattcgttgagcgctttctacgtgccgggcaccgcactaagcgccggggcggataggagatgatcgggtcggacgccgcccgttccacgtggagctcacgggctcgatccccgtttaacaggtgactgaggcccggagaagtgaggtgacccgcccgaggtcacccggcagacaagcggccagagccgggattagaacccacgacctcccgtgctctatccgataggtcacgccgcttctgcgGAGACGGAGGACTCCCGAAAGCGGGTTCCGGTTCCCGGGGGGGCTCGGATCACCCCACCCGCCGGGTCGTGACCAACGCGGCGGGCGCCCCGGATTCCCGCCCGCACTCGGGACCGGTCACCCCttcatcccgcccccgccgccgatCGGGACGGACGCGAGGCGAGTTGGGactcccggcccccgcggcctcTCACCTCTTCGATGTCCTGGTCGTTGAACTTATAGTTGAGGGCTTCTTTGATGGACACCTCCTTCTTGTTGATCTCGTCCAGGGTGGGCAGCTGCATGCCAGCGGAGAACATCTGGCCCAAAGagcccgggggacgggggggaggggtcagggtGGGTCCCGGGACAGGGCCCTCACCCGGGGGGacctccctgctccgccgctcccAACTCACCGCTTCCTTCCACTTCATGAACTCGCTCTCCGTGAACTCCTGGTTGGAGACGAATTCCAGGCGGAAGACCCGCTGGTCGCTGCCGTGCCTGGgcgcggaggggagggagtcCGGTCCACTCCGGCCCGCGCGTCGCCGCCCGCCCCACCCGGGACCGCgaccggcggcggcgggagccccgggaggggaccgtccccggccccgcccggcgagGGCTCCCGGGTGGCCGGGTCACCTCTCCTCGCACCGTCGCCCCGGGTGGGGCCGAGACCGTATCTGTCTTGTTTAGCCCGGACTGACCCTCGCGCTCCGCCCCCGGCACACGCTTCACGAGAGCCATCGTCATTCCTCCCGTGATCCCCCGGGGCGGACGTCCCCTCAGtgcctgaggggagggagagcgcggggacggggaaggaggCGGCAGCGCCGTCTTCTCACCGCAGCTGCAGCCCTTTGTTCGTCCGCGTGCCGCCCAGCTGGTAAACCTTGGCCGTCTCCACCACGCCGGTGATCTCGGCCACCTGGGcggagggggggcagggggaggttcAGCTGGACGCGGGCTT is drawn from Ornithorhynchus anatinus isolate Pmale09 chromosome 13, mOrnAna1.pri.v4, whole genome shotgun sequence and contains these coding sequences:
- the RTF1 gene encoding RNA polymerase-associated protein RTF1 homolog isoform X2; protein product: MKKQLNKAASSGSSDKDSSAESSAPEEGEVSDSDSNSSSSSSDSDSSSEDEEFHDGYGEDLMGDEEDRARLEQMTEKEREQELFNRIEKREVLKRRFEIKKKLKTAKKKEKKEKKKKQEEEQEKKKLTQIQESQVMSHNKERRSKRDEKLDKKSQAMEELKAEREKRKNRTAELLAKKQPLKTSEVYSDDEEEEEEDDKSSEKSDRSSRSSSSDEEEEKEEIPPKSQPVSLPDELNRVRLSRHKLERWCHMPFFAKTVTGCFVRIGIGNHNSKPVYRVAEITGVVETAKVYQLGGTRTNKGLQLRHGSDQRVFRLEFVSNQEFTESEFMKWKEAMFSAGMQLPTLDEINKKEVSIKEALNYKFNDQDIEEIVKEKERFRKAPPNYAMKKTQLLKEKAMAEDLGDQDKAKQIQDQLNELEERAEALDRQRTKNISAISYINQRNREWNIVESEKALVAESHNMKNQQMDPFTRRQCKPTIVSNSRDPAVQAAILAQLNAKYGSGALPDAPKEMSKGPGKDKDVNSKSASDLSEDLFKVHDFDVKIDLQVPSSESKTLAITSKAPPAKDGAPRRSLNLEDYKKRRGLI